The Colletotrichum higginsianum IMI 349063 chromosome 2, whole genome shotgun sequence genome has a segment encoding these proteins:
- a CDS encoding OHCU decarboxylase translates to MASLPDIDTLTHSSEEEQTEILDALFEPSPAIHALILPSISAASFQSYDELITHCHKTFQALIDDPAHKAELHSIISSHPRLGAKKVESAQSAAEQAQLQSGDATELAALNAEYEAKFPGLRYVVFVDGRGRPEIMANMRERISRGDLALEERAAVQAMCDIARDRAAKLQATSR, encoded by the exons ATGGCTTCTTTGCCCGATATTGACACTCTAACCCATTCGTCTGAAGAGGAGCAGACTGAGATCCTCGATGCCCTCTTTGAGCCGAGTCCAGCGATCCATGCACTCATCCTgccctccatctcggccgctTCGTTCCAATCTTACGACGAACTTATCACACACTGCCATAAAACCTTTCAAGCGCTCATAGACGACCCTGCCCACAAGGCGGAACTGCACTCTATCATCAGCTCGCATCCTCGACTCGGTGCCAAGAAGGTGGAGAGCGCTCAGTCCGCCGCAGAGCAGGCGCAGCTACAGAGTGGAGATGCCACTGAGCTGGCTGCTCTGAATGCTGAGTACGAGGCCAAGTTCCCCGGCCTGCGTtacgtcgtcttcgtcgacggcagaGGACGTCCAGAAATCATGGCAAACATGCGCGAACGTATCTCACGAGGCGACTTGGCGCTGGAGGAGCGCGCTGCTGTACAA GCCATGTGCGACATTGCTAGAGATCGAGCTGCAAAGCTGCAGGCCACCTCGCGGTGA